CGACAGCCGTTGCAACTGCTTGCGGTATTGATCGCCGCTCAGTGCAAACTGGGCCTGGGCCGCCTCGCGATCGGCCTGCAATGAGACGTTCTCACCCAACCAGGGCTGCACCGATTTGGCCGGCTGCTGCGGTTGATCTTTCGCCGCGGGAGCAGATTGTCGATCGATAGCCCGCTTCAGCACGTCCTCGTTAGGCGTCAACACCAGGGCGCTGCCGACGACGCTGTAGTACAACGCCGCGTTCTCCGGCACGCCGGTCTCGCCGGCCTGCGCCGTGGCGCCGATCTTGACGTAGGCATGTTCGCCATGCTTGAGCGATTCCCAAGCCGTGAGGCCCGGCGCGGTTTGTTCGATGAACGCCCGCAGTCCCGTCAGGAACCCGGCGAGTTTGAGATTACTCTTCGAATCGATCCGCACCGCCAATGGCACGGCAAAGTTGTGTTCGTTCAGGAACTTCTCGCGATCCTGGTTCGTGAGTTGCGGATTCAAAAGCTCCGCCCAGACGGGATCACGGTCGAGGTACACGCCTGCCGTATCGCCAAGCCAACTCAACACGTCGATCTTCGCGCCGGGGGCCATCGCCGTGGCCAGGCCCGCGTATTGCCGCACCGGCAGCGCGTCGCGATTGATCGCCATGATGAGATGGGCGAACGTGTCATGCGGATCGCCGGCGCCCTGCGCGATTTTCGCGCCGCGGGTGATGGCGATGAACTGCGCGTACTCCGTGTTGGCGATGAGCGGCATGACGGTCATGTCGGCGCCGAGGAGGTCTTCACGCACTGTCAACCGCACGGCCACGGGATCGAAAGCCCAACGCCAGTTGCGTTGATAGTTCGTGCGCCAGCGATCATAGGCGTCCCGTTCTTCCGCGGTGACTTTGTCGATCACCAATTCCGAAATCGGCGTCTGGAAATCAAGCGTGTTGTAAACGGGCGAACGCACGCCGGTCGGTTCCAGCATCAGTTCGCCAGAGCTGATCATCGTCAGATCGGTGTGAATCGGGCCGGACTGTGCTTTGCCCTTGACGATCCGCTCCAGATAGGTCGCCTGCATTTCGGCGAGCACGGCGACGTCGCGCGTGCGGCGCGACCCGGCGATCCGCCATTTCGGCCCGCACCAACGACGAATCGTGGCGTCGGACAGAAACACGAGCGCCGTTTCTTCCTCAACACCGCGCGGATAACGATCGCGGAAGAACGTGAACTCCGGCAAGGAAGCGAGCGACGCGGATTTACTTTCCACGACCGCGGCGGCGCGCTCCATCTGATGGGGCGAATTCGTCAGCAGTACCGCGCCCGGCAGCGCTGCAACATACCCGCTAATGCGTCGATCGTCCGAGCGGAGGCCTTGATACGCGACTGGGCCGATCTCGACCTTGATCTCGTGCGCTGTTGTTCCCTGCGCATTCAGTTTCATGTTGGCCCAAAGGATGTCTCTGAGCGCCTCCGGGTTATCCGTCTCGAACAGGAACGCCACATCCGTGCCGACGCGAAAGTACGGATCGCCGCCGGTGAGCGCGACGCTCTTTACGACCTGGCCGCCCAAGAGTCGGGCCGCCGAGTTCAAGGGCACGCCGAGTTGCGTTTCGTAACGGGCGACGCTGCGCGCGTCTTCCGCGCGAGGTTCCGTGAGTCGCAACACGGGCGCGGTGTTGCCCTTCAGTTCGTCCACGGTCCGCAGAAACGCGGCGAACGACGGGAAGAACAGCGCGTGTTGATCGGACGGAATTAGCTTGGCGAGCGGATCGAGCGCCGGCGCCTTGCCTGCATTGAGCTTGGTCCAATCGATCTCCGCGATGGTGATCCCTTCAATTTCGGCGAGCGGGACTGTCAACTCGGTCGAGTCGCCGGCGGGATTCAACGGACGATCCAGCGCCAGGTTTTCACTCAACGCCCGGCCGCCGCTGAACAAGGCGTAGGTTTGGTCCAAATCGGTCCCGCCGAACTGATTGAATCGGGCCACGTCCGCCGCCGGCGCCTGCGGAGCTTGATTCAACCGGCGTCGCGTTTCACGTAACTCATGCCGGAACCAAGCGGCGCCGGGGACTTGTTCGTTCAAGAGTTGTTGCAGTTCCTCGACTTTGGCAAGCTGGAAGCGCTCTCCGCTCGGCAGTCGATACTTGTCCGCCGGAATGCGGAACCGCACGATGGCGTATTCGCTCATCTCCTTGGACGGCAGATAGACGCGGCCGTTGACCTCGCGCGCCGCCGGTACGCGGACCAGCACTCGGGCGTCGAGCAAGTTTTGTGCGGTGAACGACCAGGGCGTGGCGCGATTTTCCATCTGCACGATGCCCTCACCGCCGCCGTCGATCGCCACGTACGGCGAAGGCGAAGTGCGCTGGCCCGACAGCGGCCACTCTAGTTGCGCTGTGAGGTCATACTCCGGCAGCTTCCCGTCGGTCAGCTCCAAATCGGCGACACGGACGTCATAGAAAACGTCCTCGGCGTTCGCCGTGGATGCCAGCGCGGCGAGGATGACGCCGCAAGTCATGCGCAAAAGCGCGCGAGGGATCGGTCTCATGGAATTGAACTCCAACTGGGGAAACGCGGTGCTTGCCAATAGACTATAGGCTACGGGCGCGGCCGGATATAACGCGCGTAGCGCGCGGTTTCTGGGCTCGCCGCGGAATAGAAAAAAGCCCAGGGAAGGCCCTCGTAGTCGATTTGTTCTTCGACGACTGGGGTGGCCTTCCCTGGGCTTAGCGCGAACGCCCTTTGCTTCAAAAGATCGTTAGTGCAACCGCTGCCCCGGTTGCGCCCCGCTGTCTGGGCTGAGCAGGAACACGTCCTTCCCGCCGGGGCCAGCGGCGACGACCATGCCTTCGCTGAGGCCGAATTTCATTTGCCGGGGCTGCAGGTTGGCAACCACGACTACGAGACGGCCGACGAGTGAATCCGGTTGGTACGCCGCCTTGATGCCGGCGAAGACCGTGCGGCGTTCTTCGCCGCCGAGGCTGACCGTGAGCTTCAACAACTTGTTGGCCGTGGGAACTTCCTCGGCGGTGACGACCCGGGCGATGCGGAGATCGAGCTTGGCGAAATCGTCGATCGTGATCGTCGGTTGCAGCGGCTCGGCGGTGAGCCATTCGCCGCTGTCGCTCGTAGCTGCGGCGGGAGTTTCGGGAGCGCTTTCCTTGCTCGCTTCAATCATCGCGGATACCTGCGTGGGTTCGACTCGGGTGAGCATGTGTTGGAATTTATTGACGGGCGCGGCGATGCGCGGCGTGACGGCCTCCGACCAACTGGTGATCGGTTCGCCGAGCAATTCGCCAGCTTGTTGTGCCAATCGCGGCAGCACCGGCGCCAGGTAAATTGCAAGTTGCCGGAACAAGTTCAGGCCGATCGTGCAGACGTCCTGCAGTTCGCGCTCCTTGCCGGGTTCTTTTTTCAAGACCCAAGGCGCGCGATCGTCGATGAACTTGTTTGCGTGGTCGGCCAGCAGCATGATGTGCCGCATGGCCTGGTTGTAATCGCACGATTCATAGTGCGCGGCGATCGTCTCGCCGGCCGTGGCGGCGCGCTCGAACAGCCCGCCGTCGTCCGGATAGCTCGGCGACAGTCCCGTGGTCTTCAAGAAGCCCGCCGTGCGGCTGGCCAGATTGACGACTTTGCCGACGAGATCGGAATTCACCTTGGCGACCAGCTCGTCGAGGTTCATATCGACGTCGTCCAAGCGCGAGCCGAGCTTCGAGGCGTAGTAATAGCGCAGGAACGAGGGATCGAGGTGCTCCAGGTACGTCGCCGCGCGGACGAAGGTGCCTTTGCTCTTCGACATCTTCTCGCCGCCGACGGTGAGAAAGCCGTGGATGTGGACCCTCGCCGGCAGGTTGTAGCCGGCCGTCTTGAGCATCGCCGGCCAGAACAACGTGTGGAAGTACGTGATGTCCTTGCCGATGAAGTGATGCACTTCCGTGGCCGGGCTGCGCCACCAATCGTTGAGCTGCTCGCCGTTGCGTTTGCACCATTCCCAGGTGGAAGCCAGGTAACCAATCGGCGCGTCGAACCAGACGTACCAATAGTCGCCGGGACTGTCGGGGATCTCGAAGCCGAAATACGGCGCGGGACGCGAGATGTCCCAATCCCGCAGCGGCTCGCCGAGGAAATGTCCCTTCAAGTAGTTGGCGACCTCGTCCTGCAGGTGCTCGCCTCCTTGCGACCAATCCTCCAGAAAGCCGTGCAGTTGTTCGATGTTGACGAACAAGTGCCGCGCACTCCGCACTTCCGGCGTCGTGCCCGTGTGAACGCTGATCGGGTTGATCAACTCGGCGGGCGAGTACGTGGAACCGCACTTGTCGCAGCTATCGCCGTATTGATTCTCCGACTTGCAGCGCGGGCACGTTCCTTTGACAAAGCGGTCGGCCAGGAACGTACCGGCCTTGGTATCGAAAAGCTGCGTCACGTCGCGTTCGATCACCAGGCCCGCGTCGCGCAGGGATTTCCAGAACACCGCGCACAGTTCGCGATTCTCCGGGCTGTTCGTGCTGCTGTAGTTGTCGAAGGCGACGTCGAAGCCGGCGAAGTCGCGGATGTGGTGCTCGCGCATGTCGGCGATGAGCGCCTCTTCGCTGCGTCCCTCTTGCCGGGCGCGGATCATGATCGCCGTGCCATGCGTGTCGTCGGCGCAGATGAAGATGCAGCGATGCCCGCGCAATTTCTGGAAGCGCACCCAGATGTCGGTCTGGATGTACTCGACCAGGTGGCCAATATGAATATGGCCATTGGCGTAAGGCAGCGCGGCGGTAACCAATATACGGCGAGGCGTCATGCGGGCCTATCGAGACGGTTGCGGAGCCGGTCAATGCAGTGCGGCATTCTACCGGGTGGGCCGAAAATGCGGGAGACGGCGGTTGGTAACTATAGCACGGGTGTTTTCGATCAGTTTGAAGTTTTCAGTGTTCAGTTTTCAGTGCTTGGGCTCGAAGTCCTCACTGAAAACTGAACACTGAAAACTTCAAACTGCCCCAAAATAGGATTCGCGTCGCCGTTGACCGGTTCGCCTGGATTTGCTATTTCCCCGCGCTGACGGCCCCGGTTCTCACTTTTTGGTTGCACGGAGGTAGGCCATGCGGAAGGCGTTTGCACTGCGGCTTGGGCTAGCGGCATTGATGGTTTTTCAGAGCTTCCCGCTCCGCGCGGACGCGCCGGACGCCGCCCATCGTGCGGAATTGCAGCAGCGCCTCGACGCCAAGCTGGCCGAATTGGAGGCCGTCGAGCGCGAGGTGCAGCAACTCCAACAGGAACTGAACCTGCGGCCGCAGTTGATGGTTCACGTGAAGATGTTCGAGGTGAGCCTGACGAAGATGGAGCAACTCCAGATGGGTTGGGCGAAGATCCTGCCCGGCGCGAAGACCGGCCAGTCGCTTGATTTGGAAACACTCAGCGCGGTGGACTGCAAAATCGTCGACGAACTGGTCGCGAAGAACCTTGCCCGGATCAAGGCCGATCCCACGATTGTGACACTCGCAGGGCGGCCGGCTCAGTTTCACACAGGGGGCGAAACGCCAGTCGCCAAGACGTCCGACGGGCAAATCAAGTACGAGAAATTCGGCACGCACGTGGAATTGACTGGCTCGCTGACCGGCAAGGACCGAATTCGACTGGAACTGAAGGTCAACCAGTCGGACCTCGATTTTGGTCGGCTGATTGAGATCGACGGCAAGAAACACCCCGGGCTGCGGGTCTCGGAGATTCAAACGTCCCTGGCGTTGAAGCCCGGCGAGTCCGTGTTGTTGCCGGGGCGCACGGAAGAACGCACGGAAACGGCGCTCTACACCGGCGGCCGCAAGGTGACCCATGTCAACAAGATTCAATCGATGATGCTGGTCACTGCGGAACTAATCGAGGCGCCGTTGCCGGGCGTTTCGACGGTCCACCTACAGGGTCAACAGCCGCCGCAACCGGATCAGAGCGGCTATTCGTGTCAGGTCGGAGGAACTGGCAAGCTGATTGCGCCACACCCGCTGCCAATGCAGGAAGGCGTGAAAATCCAAGTCGAGATGATTGAATTGTCGCTGACGAAGCTGCGGAACCTCGGCTATGACGTTGACGACGTCAATGTTTGGAAATCTGCGATGGGGCTTGACAAGTTGCTTGAACAGAAACTGGCTGTCGCTGGCGACCAGGATGTGATTCTCATCACGCCGCCACGGGACGTCGAACGTATTCAGGGGCTTGTAAATAGCTTTCAAACACAAACGGCGAAGGTGGCCGAAAGCGGTGCGGCGAAGAATGTCGGCAGTCCGCGGGCATTCGCGAAAAGCGGAGAGCAGGTCTCGATGACGCTATCATCGCCAGGCGCACAACGCGAGACGCGTCAGGCGTCCTACGTTTCGCTTGGCCCCGGCGAACTCGTGAAGACGTCGGACGAGGTTGTGCAACTTGTCGACGCGGCGAATCCGCTGGGCTATCGCCTTGAGATGACGCCGACGGTCTTGGACCTTAAGAAAAATGAAGTCGAATTGACCTTGAACTTCTCGCTTAGCGAACCGCTCCCGGGCGCTGCGGCGAATGAAAGCGCGGCCCAGTCCGGCAATGTCGTTTCCCGCACTGAGCGGAAGTTGCATTTCATGAACGGGCAACACGCATTTTTCAGCGGTGAGAAGTTTCAACGCGCGGTGGTCGACTCGAACGGCGAGCAGAAGCCCGAGGTGATCGAGGAATTCGTGCCGGTGTACATGGTCGTGGCGTTTCCCACGTTGGTCGCTCCGGCAGTTCCTCCGTCGACGGCCGCGGAAAGCACGAGGCGCAAATAGCCGCGTCGTCCGTGGAGCCGGGAACGTCAGTGACCGGAGCGCGCCCAAGAAACGCGCCGTCTCCGGCGCGCTCCGGTCACTGACGCTTCCGGCTCATTTTGATTCTTGGCCACCGCCCGGCTGGCGTAGCCAGCTTTGCCCAGGCGGATTAAACTACCTCGATTGCCTGACCCGCTGGGGAGGTGGGTTTCGTTCTGGGTCTTGGAGGCCCTCATGGCCGAGCGGTCCTTCCGGTTGCTGCATGCTGGCGATTTTCATCTCGAACAACCGGCCCACGGGCTGACCGACGCGCCGGATCACCTGCGGTCGCTGCTCCTGGAGCTGCCGTACCGGGCGGCCGAGCGGGTGTTTGACCTCGCCATTTCCGAGCGGGTCGATTTCGTCGTCCTGGCCGGCGATCTCCTGGACGCCTCGCTGGCCGGACCCCATGGGCCGAAATTCTTGTGCGAGCAGTTCGAGCGGCTCGCTTTGAGAGGCGTGCCCGTGTACTGGTCCTCCAGTGGGCTCGACGCCGCGGAGCGTTGGCCGCACGGCTGCCGGCTGCCAGACAACGTCCATCGGCTGGTCCGCAATCGCCAGGAAGCCTGCGTGTTCGAGAACGACGGGCAGCCCATGGCGTGGATCACGATCCCGCCGCACGAAACGTTCGAACGGCCGAGGCTGAGGGGCATCCCGTTGGAGCGCGAGGAATTGCGGCACATCGTCGTCGCGCACGGGGAGTACGTGCCGTTCGACCTGGATGAAAAGGTCGACTATTGGGCGCTTGGCGGCAAGCATCAACGCGAAACAGTGCGCGATTCCGACAGCGTCGCCCATTACGCGGGGACGACGCAGGGGCGCTCGTTCGCCGAGCCGGGCGTGCATGGCTGCACGTTAGTGCAGATCACGTCGTTCGCACCGCCGCGGTTGAGTTTCCTGCC
The DNA window shown above is from Planctomycetia bacterium and carries:
- the metG gene encoding methionine--tRNA ligase translates to MTPRRILVTAALPYANGHIHIGHLVEYIQTDIWVRFQKLRGHRCIFICADDTHGTAIMIRARQEGRSEEALIADMREHHIRDFAGFDVAFDNYSSTNSPENRELCAVFWKSLRDAGLVIERDVTQLFDTKAGTFLADRFVKGTCPRCKSENQYGDSCDKCGSTYSPAELINPISVHTGTTPEVRSARHLFVNIEQLHGFLEDWSQGGEHLQDEVANYLKGHFLGEPLRDWDISRPAPYFGFEIPDSPGDYWYVWFDAPIGYLASTWEWCKRNGEQLNDWWRSPATEVHHFIGKDITYFHTLFWPAMLKTAGYNLPARVHIHGFLTVGGEKMSKSKGTFVRAATYLEHLDPSFLRYYYASKLGSRLDDVDMNLDELVAKVNSDLVGKVVNLASRTAGFLKTTGLSPSYPDDGGLFERAATAGETIAAHYESCDYNQAMRHIMLLADHANKFIDDRAPWVLKKEPGKERELQDVCTIGLNLFRQLAIYLAPVLPRLAQQAGELLGEPITSWSEAVTPRIAAPVNKFQHMLTRVEPTQVSAMIEASKESAPETPAAATSDSGEWLTAEPLQPTITIDDFAKLDLRIARVVTAEEVPTANKLLKLTVSLGGEERRTVFAGIKAAYQPDSLVGRLVVVVANLQPRQMKFGLSEGMVVAAGPGGKDVFLLSPDSGAQPGQRLH
- a CDS encoding DNA repair exonuclease, which produces MAERSFRLLHAGDFHLEQPAHGLTDAPDHLRSLLLELPYRAAERVFDLAISERVDFVVLAGDLLDASLAGPHGPKFLCEQFERLALRGVPVYWSSSGLDAAERWPHGCRLPDNVHRLVRNRQEACVFENDGQPMAWITIPPHETFERPRLRGIPLEREELRHIVVAHGEYVPFDLDEKVDYWALGGKHQRETVRDSDSVAHYAGTTQGRSFAEPGVHGCTLVQITSFAPPRLSFLPTSALVWHDLTLEIDETTTRERLERLLRERTAALAVAQPERDQFIRWMVHGSGPLLRRLRHGTLAADLVGTLREQFGRTRPAVWTESLRIRAADVIGTTSEEDTLLGAYLRELRTYRFDEQQPLDLREYLPEGRTPDALGDAAWRDSDQPRTALLEEAAALGIDLLSEPEELS